A genomic stretch from Setaria italica strain Yugu1 chromosome VII, Setaria_italica_v2.0, whole genome shotgun sequence includes:
- the LOC101776970 gene encoding pentatricopeptide repeat-containing protein At3g22150, chloroplastic — translation MSPPPPRCAVSLPLAPTNVSATSTGGGGGGGGKKAAQPHPTASQVRRLCKQGQLDRARRLLLDSLPRPPPTLLCNALLIAYVARALPDHALRLYALLNHAARPAPRSDHYTYSCALTACARARRLRLGKSVHAHLLRRARALPDTAVLRNSLLNLYASCVRFRGGSGGVDVVRRLFDAMPKRNAVSWNTLFGWYVKTGRPQEALELFACMLEDGVKPTPVSFVNVFPAVASGDPNWSFALYGLLLKHGVEYVNDLFVVSSAIVMFSELGDVQSAWKVFEHTAKKNTEVWNTMINGYVQNGKFAEAMDLFIRLLGSKEVPLDVVTFLSALTAASQSQDGRLGQQLHGYLIKGMHGKLPVILGNALVVMYSRCGSVQTAFELFDRLPEKDVVSWNTMVTAFVQNDFDLEGLLLVYQMQKSGFAADSVTLTAVLSAASNTGDLQIGKQAHGYLIRHGIEGEGLESYLIDMYAKSCRIEIAQRVFDGYGNVTRDEVTWNAMIAGYTQSGQPEQAILAFRAMLEAGLEPTSVTLASVLPACDPLGGGVCAGKQIHCFAVRRCLDSNVFVGTALVDMYSKCGEISTAEDVFASMTEKSTVSYTIMISGLGQHGIGERAVSLFYSMREKGLKPDAVTFLAAISACNYSGLVDEGLVLYRTMEAFGVAPTPQHHCCVVDLLAKAGRVDEAYEFVEGLGEEGNFISIWGSLLASCKAQGKQELANLVTERLLRVEKKYGHAGYKVLLSHIFAAESNWSSADSLRKEMRLRGLRKMAGSSWIKVEDAALQNYPKNDHVYSMLHGVDYGRDKII, via the coding sequence atgtctcctcctcctccccgctgcGCCGTCTCGCTCCCTCTCGCCCCCACCAATGTCTCCGCCaccagcaccggcggcggcgggggcgggggcgggaaGAAGGCGGCGCAGCCGCACCCGACGGCGTCGCAGGTGCGGCGGCTGTGCAAGCAGGGCCAGCTCGACCGcgcgcggcggctgctgctggactccctcccgcgcccgccgccgacgctgcTCTGCAACGCGCTCCTCATCGCCTACGTGGCCCGCGCGCTCCCGGACCACGCGCTGCGCCTCTACGCGCTCCTCAACCACGCCGCGCGGCCCGCGCCGCGCTCCGACCACTACACCTACTCCTGCGCGCTCACCGCCTGCGCacgcgcccgccgcctccgcctcgggaAATCCGTCCACGcgcacctcctccgccgcgcgcgcgcgctgcccGACACCGCGGTGCTCCGCAACTCGCTCCTCAACCTCTACGCCTCCTGCGTGCGGttccgcggcggcagcggcggcgtcgacgtcgtCCGCAGGCTGTTCGACGCGATGCCCAAGCGGAACGCCGTCTCGTGGAACACCCTTTTCGGCTGGTACGTCAAGACCGGGCGTCCCCAGGAAGCCTTGGAGTTGTTCGCGTGTATGCTGGAGGACGGCGTCAAGCCCACGCCGGTCAGCTTCGTCAATGTCTTCCCTGCGGTGGCCAGTGGCGATCCCAATTGGTCGTTTGCTCTCTACGGGCTGCTTCTGAAGCATGGGGTGGAATATGTCAATGATCTCTTCGTTGTCAGTTCGGCTATTGTGATGTTTTCTGAGCTCGGGGATGTGCAGTCAGCTTGGAAGGTATTTGAGCACACTGCCAAGAAGAACACTGAGGTTTGGAACACGATGATCAATGGATATGTGCAGAATGGAAAGTTTGCTGAAGCCATGGATCTCTTCATCCGGTTACTAGGGTCTAAAGAGGTTCCATTGGATGTCGTGACCTTCTTGTCAGCTCTCACGGCGGCATCACAGTCCCAGGATGGCAGGCTGGGTCAACAGCTGCATGGCTACTTGATCAAAGGAATGCACGGCAAGTTGCCTGTGATACTTGGTAATGCACTTGTTGTGATGTACTCGAGATGTGGCAGTGTCCAAACTGCATTTGAGCTTTTTGACCGCTTACCAGAGAAGGATGTTGTTTCTTGGAACACCATGGTAACTGCTTTTGTGCAGAATGATTTTGACTTGGAAGGCCTGTTGCTCGTTTATCAGATGCAAAAATCAGGTTTTGCTGCTGATTCAGTGACATTGACTGCAGTTCTCTCTGCTGCATCAAATACAGGAGACCTTCAGATTGGTAAACAAGCCCATGGTTATCTCATAAGGCATGGCATTGAGGGTGAGGGCCTGGAGAGCTATCTGATAGACATGTATGCCAAATCTTGTCGCATAGAAATAGCTCAAAGAGTGTTTGATGGTTATGGTAATGTCACAAGAGATGAAGTCACCTGGAATGCCATGATAGCAGGGTACACACAGAGTGGGCAGCCTGAGCAAGCAATCTTGGCATTCCGTGCAATGCTTGAGGCAGGTCTTGAACCTACTTCAGTGACACTTGCCTCAGTGCTCCCTGCATGTGATCCTCTTGGAGGAGGCGTCTGTGCAGGGAAGCAGATCCATTGTTTTGCTGTGCGCCGTTGTTTGGACTCCAATGTCTTTGTAGGTACAGCTCTTGTTGACATGTACTCCAAGTGCGGCGAGATTTCTACTGCAGAAGATGTCTTTGCTAGCATGACTGAGAAGAGCACTGTCTCCTATACAATAATGATTTCTGGTCTTGGTCAGCATGGTATTGGCGAAAGAGCAGTGTCCCTTTTCTACTCAATGCGAGAGAAGGGGTTAAAACCTGATGCTGTAACCTTCTTGGCAGCGATTTCAGCATGTAACTACTCTGGACTGGTGGACGAAGGACTTGTTCTGTACAGGACAATGGAAGCATTTGGGGTTGCACCTACTCCTCAACATCATTGCTGCGTTGTGGATTTGTTAGCTAAAGCAGGCAGAGTGGATGAAGCTTATGAGTTTGTGGAGGGGTTGGGAGAGGAGGGCAACTTCATCTCCATTTGGGGATCACTGCTTGCATCCTGCAAAGCGCAGGGCAAGCAGGAGCTGGCAAATTTGGTGACAGAGAGACTGCTCCGTGTTGAGAAGAAGTATGGTCATGCTGGCTACAAAGTTCTGTTGTCACACATTTTTGCTGCTGAGAGTAACTGGAGTAGTGCTGATAGCCTGAGGAAGGAGATGAGATTGAGAGGGTTGAGGAAGATGGCAGGTTCTAGTTGGATTAAAGTGGAAGACGCAGCCTTACAAAACTACCCCAAAAATGACCATGTATACTCCATGCTGCATGGTGTTGATTACGGCAGGGACAAAATCATCTAA
- the LOC101777379 gene encoding alkylated DNA repair protein alkB homolog 8 produces MATKSGYTRPRPPAEDTAPLPPSAVLYVANCGPAVGVTDAAVRAAFGAFGEVAEVQAADSSGARVIVRFHEPAAAEAAMAALHGRPCDRLAGRVLHIRYSVPVKPKALPGGSLLVSLSASELGIPGIYMVEEFVTATEEQELLAAVDSRPWKNLAKRRVQHYGYEFLYDTRNVDSKQFLGELPAFVSIVLEKIASFPGVKNCTTGLVDQLTVNEYPCGVGLSPHIDTHSAFEEMIFSLSLAGPCIMEFRKYPKGSWRAPIVLNRADEDISQEPECTRKAIFLPPRSMLLMSGEGRYAWHHYIPHHKIDDVGGQVIKRSSRRVSFTFRKVRMGPCDCEYNQFCDSHSMRC; encoded by the exons ATGGCGACGAAGTCTGGGTACACACGTCCACGCCCGCCTGCCGAGGACACCGCCCCTCTGCCCCCCAGCGCCGTCCTGTACGTGGCCAACTGCGGACCCGCGGTTGGGGTGACCGATGCCGCCGTCCGCGCGGCGTTCGGCGCCTTCGGGGAGGTCGCGGAGGTCCAGGCCGCCGACAGCAGCGGCGCCCGCGTCATCGTCCGGTTCcacgagcccgccgccgcggaggctgCTATGGCCGCGCTCCACGGACGCCCCTGCGACCGCCTTGCGGGGCGCGTGCTGCACATACGGTACTCGGTGCCCGTGAAGCCGAAGGCTCTCCCTGGTGGCTCGCTGCTAGTGTCTCTCTCGGCGTCGGAGCTGGGGATCCCCGGGATTTACATGGTTGAGGAGTTCGTGACTGCCACTGAGGAACAG GAGCTACTTGCAGCTGTTGATAGCAGGCCATGGAAAAATTTGGCGAAGAGACGAGTTCAGCATTACGGTTATGAGTTTCTGTATGAT ACAAGGAATGTTGATTCGAAGCAGTTCTTGGGTGAATTACCGGCTTTTGTTTCAATAGTCCTTGAGAAGATCGCTTCCTTTCCTGGTGTGAAGAACTGTACTACCGGATTAGTTGATCAATTGACA GTAAACGAATATCCTTGTGGTGTAGGTTTGTCTCCACATATAGACACACACTCAGCATTTGAGGAAATGATTTTCAGCCTTTCTTTGGCTGGACCTTGCATCATGGAGTTCAGGAAATATCCTAAAGGCAGTTGGCGTGCTCCAATTGTGCTCAACAGAGCTGATGAAGATATCAGTCAAGAACCAGAGTGCACAAGGAAAGCCATTTTCCTACCTCCTCGATCAATGCTACTGATGTCAGGAGAAGGCCGATATGCCTGGCATCACTATATACCGCATCATAAA ATCGATGACGTGGGTGGTCAAGTCATCAAAAGGAGTTCAAGGCGGGTTTCTTTTACTTTTCGAAAG GTGAGGATGGGTCCTTGTGACTGTGAATACAATCAATTTTGTGATTCTCATAGCATGAGATGTTAA
- the LOC101777787 gene encoding serine/threonine-protein kinase minibrain yields the protein MEESGGRQEDAAPPWAPSEATAFRRFAAATASGRSQEATPSASGNGAASRVSSLHGVRRKPFVARLTAGIIQTYQQCDPTFKYSDENIPKRFLTSPSIPAHNDGLDNANWDLILYVNLELVNKMSNRRFIVKEMLGQGTFGQVVKCWDTETNDYVAVKVIKNQPAFYHQAIMEVSLLRTLNQKFDPDDKHNIVRMLDYLSFQNHLCIAFEMLGQNLYELLKRNHLRGLKVKYVRAFSKQILDAMVVMRDAGIIHCDLKPENILLAPSVATAAAVKVIDFGSACLEGKTVYSYIQSRYYRSPEVLLGYPYTTAIDMWSFGCIVAELFIGLPLFPGASEYDVLQRMTTILGGQPPDDLLREAKNTGRFFKHVGSIFPGSEAHDGISSAYRFLSEEEVEARESKRPKVGKWYFPRLKLDRLIYTYPWNNSELTETEKTDRLALVDFLKGLLEFDPNKRWSPVQALFHPFITGEPFTGPYEPVPETARIPVARAAAIDHNPGGGHWLHSGLSPQVGSVNRCLPLNNAYPPKMPFSYGSSYGSFGSHGSYTGNAGFANSYGSIGDVNTSNMYYSPLGSSGFTQIGSSPDIRLRPRLPHDRGIRLSPGSLGPMSLGASPSQFTPPNYQMQIPANSTGKHGSGSPASGSIHGSPLGKAATAGPYNMRRNVPMPPHDYVSQHGQVRYGDGVSFSHPDGYVRGHTGHSQNAGPSSGHSSWRPQISSRSGFSLDASSSHGPSQALHSQAPSNSFDFSPNTSASSALDPADWDPNYSDESLLQEDSSLSADLSSSLHLEDATRQASGSIRSANFQGHVFATSNPVPTNQRGDQLFRASYQGGSSHSSVPVNYGGYNPPSYPQQSLRPRPGQPILQQRYNQPTSGPMRLMGSHHSGQPVWPSTYGMGEGVPWGGTGGHSFTSSGLPPSLARKDYGSIF from the exons ATGGAGGAGAGTGGCGGCAGGCAGGAGGACGCGGCTCCGCCGTGGGCGCCCAGCGAGGCCACGGCGTTCCGCCGTTTTGCGGCGGCCACCGCGTCTGGGCGGTCGCAGGAGGCGACCCCGTCGGCCTCGGGCAATGGGGCTGCTTCCCGCGTCAGCAGCCTTCATGGCGTCAGGCGGAAACCG TTTGTTGCAAGATTAACAGCAGGCATCATTCAGACATATCAACAGTGTGATCCTACATTTAAGTACTCAGATGAGAACATCCCAAAACGCTTTCTCACCAGTCCTTCTATCCCTGCCCACAACGATGGACTTGACAATGCAAATTGGGACCTCATATTGTATGTCAACCTAGAATTGGTTAATAAGATGTCAAACCGAAG GTTTATCGTCAAGGAAATGCTTGGCCAGGGAACGTTTGGTCAAGTTGTCAAATGCTGGGACACAGAAACTAATGACTATGTTGCTGTGAAGGTGATAAAAAACCAGCCTGCATTTTACCATCAAGCTATCATGGAGGTTTCACTGTTAAGAACG TTAAACCAGAAATTTGATCCTGATGATAAGCATAACATTGTCCGTATGCTCGATTATCTCTCATTTCAAAATCACCTGTGCATAGCCTTCGAAATGCTTGGGCAAAACCT GTATGAACTACTGAAAAGGAACCACTTAAGAGGTCTGAAAGTGAAATATGTGCGGGCCTTCTCAAAACAG ATATTGGATGCCATGGTTGTGATGCGAGATGCTGGCATAATTCATTGTGATCTAAAACCAGAAAATATTCTCTTGGCCCCCAG TGTCGCAACCGCTGCAGCAGTGAAAGTTATTGATTTTGGATCAGCATGCCTGGAGGGTAAAACGGTTTACTCATATATCCAG AGCCGCTATTACAGGTCTCCGGAGGTTCTCCTTGGCTATCC ATATACAACTGCGATTGACATGTGGTCTTTCGGTTGCATAGTTGCTGAACTATTTATTGGTTTGCCACTATTTCCTGGAGCGTCAGAATATGACGTGCTTCAGCGAATGACTACGATTCTTGG GGGGCAACCACCAGATGACCTGCTAAGAGAAGCTAAAAACACTGGAAGATTTTTTAAGCATGTCGGTAGTATTTTTCCTGGCAGTGAGGCACATGATGGTATTTCTAGTGCATACAGATTTTTAAGtgaagaagaggttgaagcT AGAGAATCCAAGAGGCCAAAGGTAGGAAAGTGGTACTTCCCACGGCTAAAGCTTGACAGACTCATTTATACCTATCCTTGGAACAATTCAGAACTGACAg AGACAGAAAAAACAGATCGTTTGGCATTAGTTGATTTCTTGAAGGGGCTTCTTGAATTTGATCCAAATAAGCGATGGTCACCGGTGCAG GCTCTATTTCATCCTTTCATAACCGGCGAACCGTTCACCGGTCCATATGAGCCTGTACCTGAGACTGCAAGAATT CCTGTTGCTCGTGCTGCAGCAATTGATCACAATCCCGGAGGTGGCCACTGGCTACATTCAGGTCTTTCCCCGCAG GTTGGAAGTGTGAACAGATGCCTACCTCTGAATAATGCCTATCCTCCAAAGATGCCCTTTTCTTATGGGAGTAGTTATGGAAGCTTCGGTAGCCATGGTAGCTATACTGGTAATGCTGGTTTTGCTAACAGCTATGGAAGCATTGGTGATGTTAATACTAGCAATATGTATTACTCACCCTTAGGTTCTTCTGGATTTACACAAATTGGCTCTAGTCCAGATATTAGACTAAGACCCCGTCTCCCACATGATAGAGGTATTAGATTAAGCCCTGGTAGTCTAGGACCTATGTCTCTGGGAGCCAGTCCATCGCAGTTTACCCCACCAAACTACCAGATGCAAATCCCAGCTAATTCTACTGGGAAGCATGGTTCTGGTTCTCCTGCAAGTGGAAGCATTCATGGTTCTCCATTGGGAAAAGCTGCTACGGCAGGCCCGTATAACATGAGGAGGAACGTGCCAATGCCGCCACATGATTATGTATCTCAGCATGGACAAGTGCGATACGGAGATGGTGTCAGTTTTAGTCATCCTGATGGTTATGTTCGAGGACATACAGGCCACTCTCAGAATGCAGGACCCAGTTCTGGTCATTCTAGTTGGAGACCACAAATAAGTTCAAGAAGTGGTTTTTCCTTGGATGCCTCGTCTAGTCACGGGCCTTCGCAGGCCCTCCATTCGCAGGCTCCTTCCAACTCATTTGACTTCTCACCAAATACATCAGCTTCATCAGCACTTGATCCTGCTGATTGGGACCCTAATTATAG TGACGAGTCATTATTGCAAGAAGATAGTTCATTGTCAGCTGATCTAAGTAGCAGTCTCCACCTTGAAGATGCAACTCGTCAAGCGAGTGGATCTATTAGATCAGCCAATTTCCAAGGCCATGTCTTTGCAACATCTAACCCTGTACCAACAAACCAAAG AGGAGATCAATTATTTCGTGCCTCCTATCAAGGAGGGAGTTCTCATTCCAGTGTTCCCGTCAACTATGGCGGTTACAACCCTCCAAGTTATCCTCAGCAAAGTCTCCGTCCTCGTCCTGGACAGCCAATTCTTCAGCAGCGATACAATCAGCCAACTTCTGGTCCAATGCGGCTGATGGGGAGCCATCACAGTGGGCAGCCTGTGTGGCCCAGTACTTACGGCATGGGCGAAGGAGTGCCCTGGG GTGGAACAGGAGGGCACTCGTTTACATCGAGCGGGCTGCCGCCATCTCTTGCAAGAAAAGATTATGGGAGCATCTTTTAG